One Parageobacillus sp. KH3-4 genomic region harbors:
- a CDS encoding glutamate-5-semialdehyde dehydrogenase: MNELLTKAKQLQQAAKALALLSTEEKNEALTRIAEALIKHKDWILQENEKDVALGKEQGLSPALIDRLQLTDERIEQMVDGVRQVAGLPDPIGEIVEEWTRPNGLRIQTVRVPLGVIGMVYEARPNVTVDATSLCLKTGNAVLLRGSSSALHSNKALVHIMQEALRDSAVPADAVQLLEDTSRETAQQMFRLNGYLDVLIPRGGAGLIRSVIENATVPVLETGVGNCHIFIDESAQKQMATDIVLNAKLQRPSVCNAVETVLIHQDWPHIGGLLETLHARGVELRGDSRLASTYSFIEQASEADWNTEYLAPILAVKLVQDVKEAVDHINRYGTKHSEAIISEQSDNVRFFFQAIDAAVLYHNASTRFTDGEQFGYGAEIGISTQKLHARGPMGLRAITTTKSLVYGTGQIRS, encoded by the coding sequence ATGAACGAACTGCTTACAAAAGCCAAGCAGCTGCAACAAGCAGCAAAAGCGCTAGCCCTCCTGTCCACCGAAGAAAAAAACGAAGCATTAACGCGCATCGCCGAAGCACTGATAAAACATAAAGACTGGATTTTGCAAGAAAATGAAAAAGACGTTGCGCTTGGAAAAGAACAAGGTCTTTCTCCGGCATTAATCGACCGATTGCAACTCACCGACGAACGAATCGAGCAAATGGTCGACGGCGTCCGGCAAGTCGCTGGACTTCCTGACCCAATCGGTGAAATCGTCGAAGAATGGACGCGGCCGAACGGGCTGCGCATTCAAACGGTGCGCGTGCCGCTCGGCGTCATCGGCATGGTGTACGAAGCGCGCCCGAACGTCACCGTTGATGCCACAAGCCTTTGCTTAAAAACGGGAAACGCCGTCTTATTGCGGGGCAGTTCGTCCGCGCTTCATTCGAACAAAGCGCTCGTCCACATTATGCAAGAAGCGTTGCGCGATTCCGCCGTCCCTGCCGATGCCGTTCAGCTTCTTGAAGACACGAGCCGCGAAACGGCCCAGCAAATGTTTCGTTTAAACGGCTACTTAGACGTATTAATTCCGCGCGGCGGTGCCGGGCTGATCCGCTCCGTCATTGAAAATGCCACCGTTCCCGTTTTAGAAACAGGAGTCGGCAATTGCCATATTTTCATCGATGAATCGGCGCAAAAACAAATGGCAACCGATATCGTCTTAAATGCGAAATTACAGCGCCCATCCGTCTGCAACGCTGTGGAAACCGTTCTCATTCATCAAGACTGGCCGCATATCGGCGGACTCCTTGAGACGTTGCACGCTCGCGGCGTCGAACTGCGTGGTGATTCTCGGCTTGCCTCTACATATTCCTTTATCGAGCAAGCCTCCGAAGCAGACTGGAACACCGAATATTTGGCGCCGATTTTAGCCGTTAAACTCGTGCAAGATGTCAAAGAAGCAGTCGACCATATTAACCGTTACGGCACGAAGCATTCCGAAGCGATTATTTCCGAGCAAAGTGACAACGTCCGCTTCTTTTTCCAAGCGATTGACGCCGCCGTCCTTTACCATAACGCCTCGACCCGCTTCACCGACGGCGAACAGTTTGGCTACGGGGCGGAAATCGGCATTAGCACACAGAAGCTTCACGCCCGCGGCCCGATGGGGTTGCGAGCGATTACAACGACGAAATCGCTCGTCTACGGCACGGGGCAAATTCGCTCTTAA
- a CDS encoding MFS transporter — translation MDGEYAVKKRRWAIACLIAVGVIVNYFDRINMSVALKPLSEEFHLTPGQLGILLSAFAWSYAILQIPAGTLLDKIGVKWVARIGTIIWSAACFLTAIASGQGLVILSRILLGIGEAPYFPAATKAIGYWFPRNERGTAIALFDAQSKLSNAIGTPIIAWVVSEWGWRTGFYATAILSLIYAVAFWISYRDPHEDKRLSKEEYTYIVEGGSQKIGEPPGNVWENLRYLLTKRKVWGALIGFAAYGYSWFLFLTWLPGYLVTEMHMSILKSGWYSSIPWIVGTISELVIGGWLIDRLVNKGYNPTRVRKTFLVIGMLLGMSVIGAAFTSNPNIAILCISIALGGLVITSSIAYSIPTFIAPQGTVGTLVGILTFGNNSMAILAPIITGFIVQATGSFMYAFLVAAVILIIGIFSYVFLLTDLEPIEPMLENSTRYDKKNISTQ, via the coding sequence ATGGATGGTGAATACGCAGTGAAAAAACGACGCTGGGCCATAGCTTGTTTAATTGCGGTTGGGGTCATTGTCAATTATTTTGATCGCATCAATATGTCTGTTGCGTTAAAGCCATTGTCAGAAGAATTCCATTTAACTCCTGGACAACTTGGGATTCTTTTATCCGCCTTCGCATGGTCTTATGCCATTCTTCAAATTCCTGCGGGCACTTTGCTAGATAAAATTGGTGTCAAATGGGTGGCGCGAATTGGTACCATTATTTGGTCAGCCGCTTGTTTTCTCACCGCGATCGCCAGCGGTCAGGGACTTGTCATTTTATCGCGAATTTTACTAGGAATCGGGGAAGCCCCATATTTTCCAGCTGCTACAAAAGCGATTGGTTACTGGTTTCCCCGTAACGAACGAGGAACAGCCATTGCACTTTTTGATGCCCAATCCAAACTGTCCAACGCAATCGGTACCCCTATTATCGCTTGGGTTGTATCCGAATGGGGATGGAGGACAGGTTTTTATGCCACTGCGATTCTCAGTCTGATTTATGCCGTTGCGTTTTGGATTTCATATCGGGATCCGCATGAAGACAAGCGACTTTCGAAAGAAGAGTACACATATATTGTAGAGGGCGGCTCTCAAAAAATCGGTGAACCACCAGGAAATGTATGGGAAAATCTTCGATACTTATTGACAAAGCGGAAAGTTTGGGGGGCGCTCATTGGTTTTGCCGCGTACGGTTACTCATGGTTTCTTTTTCTCACGTGGCTTCCTGGTTATCTTGTCACGGAAATGCATATGTCCATATTAAAATCTGGATGGTATTCGTCAATTCCTTGGATTGTAGGAACTATTTCAGAACTTGTGATAGGAGGATGGCTAATTGACCGTTTAGTAAACAAAGGCTATAATCCGACACGTGTACGTAAAACATTCCTTGTAATCGGCATGCTTCTTGGTATGTCTGTCATCGGAGCAGCATTTACAAGTAATCCAAACATTGCGATACTCTGTATTTCCATTGCTCTTGGCGGTCTTGTCATTACTTCATCGATCGCTTACAGTATTCCAACCTTCATTGCTCCACAGGGAACGGTAGGAACACTGGTAGGAATTTTAACGTTTGGAAATAACTCTATGGCCATTCTTGCTCCTATTATCACTGGATTTATTGTGCAGGCAACTGGATCATTTATGTACGCTTTTCTAGTAGCAGCGGTAATTTTGATTATTGGTATTTTCAGCTACGTATTTTTGCTTACTGATCTTGAGCCAATCGAACCTATGTTGGAGAATTCTACGAGATATGACAAGAAAAACATAAGTACTCAATAA
- a CDS encoding alcohol dehydrogenase catalytic domain-containing protein, with product MIELYVTKPNELELRHVDSLRAPKDDEVKIQLIYGGICGSDLSVYKGKLPHATYPVRPGHELLGVVVEKGENAAYDIGTRVVVLPNTYCGTCDLCVKGYTNICRNKKSLGVNVDGVFSQEFIISSKYVLSVPDDLPDEKAVLIEPFAVVVHAFKKVNIAKDTTVAVVGCGNEGMLAAALAHHLGAKVTAIDINPNKFELIKKVGNIRTLYPYELQHETFDVVFEAAGTKSAVEQAIRITNPGGDVVLIGLATEATFPVIHIVRSELTIHGTIIYQFPDDYLQAIEYLRDPSFSIDPIVSKILPVADYQQAYELAASGNVGKVILSFKKV from the coding sequence ATGATTGAACTATATGTAACGAAACCAAACGAACTCGAATTGCGTCATGTAGATTCTCTACGCGCTCCTAAGGATGATGAAGTGAAAATTCAGCTTATTTACGGCGGAATTTGCGGCTCTGATTTAAGTGTTTACAAAGGGAAGCTTCCGCACGCAACCTATCCTGTACGACCTGGTCATGAATTGTTAGGCGTTGTAGTCGAAAAGGGAGAAAACGCGGCGTATGACATAGGAACGCGCGTCGTTGTCCTTCCTAACACGTATTGCGGAACGTGTGACTTATGCGTAAAAGGCTATACGAATATATGCCGGAACAAAAAATCGTTGGGCGTTAATGTGGACGGTGTTTTTTCTCAAGAGTTTATCATTTCCTCTAAATATGTTTTATCGGTTCCTGATGATCTACCGGATGAAAAAGCAGTGTTAATTGAGCCGTTTGCCGTTGTTGTTCACGCTTTCAAAAAGGTAAATATTGCGAAGGATACGACAGTCGCAGTTGTTGGCTGTGGCAATGAGGGAATGCTAGCAGCGGCGTTGGCACATCATTTAGGCGCAAAAGTTACTGCGATTGATATTAACCCAAACAAATTTGAACTTATAAAAAAGGTCGGGAATATTCGCACACTTTACCCTTATGAACTACAACATGAAACGTTTGACGTCGTATTTGAAGCAGCGGGAACAAAAAGCGCGGTGGAACAAGCGATTCGAATAACGAATCCTGGCGGTGATGTCGTTTTAATAGGATTAGCGACAGAAGCTACTTTTCCGGTAATTCATATTGTGCGCAGCGAATTGACAATTCATGGAACGATTATTTATCAGTTCCCAGATGATTATTTACAAGCTATCGAATATTTGCGCGATCCTTCCTTTTCTATTGATCCTATTGTTTCAAAAATTTTGCCAGTCGCTGATTATCAACAAGCTTACGAACTAGCGGCTTCGGGAAATGTCGGCAAGGTCATTCTAAGTTTTAAGAAGGTATGA
- a CDS encoding glycosyltransferase family 2 protein — protein sequence MVKYSVVIPVYNEALVIRETYRRLKRVMEQTDGPYELLFVNDGSEDETIDILKELAVKDETVKYVDFSRNFGHQIAITAGMDYASGKAIVIIDADLQDPPELILEMIEKWKEGYDVVYAKRVKRKGETMFKKVTAYLFYRVLRAATEIDIPVDTGDFRLIDRKVRDQLVYMRERSRFVRGLISWVGFKQTAVEYEREERFAGETKYPLKKMIRFSLDGITSFSYKPLKLASLLGFFLSASSMLGIIITLYLKLFTHSTVAGWASLLMATLLCNGVMFIMLGVIGEYIGRIYDEVKQRPLYIVKDTWGVGTKYEKVPFYME from the coding sequence GTGGTAAAATATTCTGTGGTGATTCCGGTATATAATGAGGCGCTTGTCATTCGCGAAACATACCGCCGGCTAAAGCGCGTGATGGAACAAACCGATGGGCCGTATGAACTGTTGTTTGTCAATGACGGAAGCGAAGATGAAACCATCGACATCCTAAAAGAGCTTGCCGTGAAAGATGAAACGGTCAAATATGTGGATTTTTCTCGCAACTTTGGCCACCAAATCGCGATTACCGCTGGAATGGATTACGCATCGGGAAAAGCGATCGTTATTATTGACGCCGATCTGCAAGATCCTCCGGAGTTAATTTTGGAAATGATCGAAAAGTGGAAAGAAGGCTATGACGTCGTGTATGCCAAACGAGTGAAACGAAAAGGGGAAACGATGTTTAAAAAGGTTACCGCCTACCTGTTTTACCGGGTGCTGCGGGCGGCGACCGAAATCGACATTCCTGTCGATACCGGTGATTTTCGCCTCATTGACCGGAAAGTGCGCGATCAGTTAGTCTATATGAGAGAGCGGAGCCGCTTTGTCCGCGGGCTCATAAGCTGGGTCGGATTCAAGCAGACAGCCGTGGAATATGAGCGGGAGGAGCGGTTTGCCGGGGAAACGAAGTATCCGCTCAAGAAAATGATCCGTTTTTCGCTTGATGGAATCACATCGTTTTCGTACAAACCATTGAAGCTTGCTAGTTTGTTAGGCTTTTTCCTTTCCGCCTCAAGCATGCTCGGCATCATCATCACTTTATATTTAAAGCTGTTTACGCATTCGACGGTGGCGGGATGGGCGTCGCTTTTAATGGCAACCTTATTGTGCAACGGCGTTATGTTTATAATGCTTGGCGTGATCGGGGAATATATTGGCCGCATCTATGATGAAGTAAAACAGCGCCCGCTGTATATTGTCAAAGATACATGGGGAGTCGGAACCAAGTATGAAAAAGTACCGTTTTATATGGAATGA
- a CDS encoding LacI family DNA-binding transcriptional regulator yields MTKKKRSRVTLQQVAKHAGVSRATASLVVRGSTAISKETREKVLKAMKELGYVYDRVAANLRSQRSSTVGLIITEIGNPFFSELLVGVHEALDKEGYTVILGTTFDSPEKQDALLSTMLEHRVGGVIISPVPGCSVDMVERLKQWEIPVVLIARELPSGEQFDYIGVDNVEGGRLATEHLIQQGHRRVAFLGGFSNSSVWRDRKKGYCEALEQAGIEIDESLFIQTFATRQGGMEAIKRVLQHPDPPTAVFCYNDVVAFGALLGLKEAGMIPGRDIAVVGFDNIQESALFHPPLTTVSAFPEQIGIHAADILHRRITGDTSEPKRLILKPELVVRESSSLNF; encoded by the coding sequence ATGACAAAAAAAAAGCGCTCTCGCGTTACTTTGCAACAAGTAGCCAAGCATGCCGGTGTGTCGCGGGCGACAGCTTCCCTTGTTGTTCGTGGGAGTACAGCTATTTCCAAAGAAACACGGGAAAAAGTATTAAAGGCAATGAAAGAATTAGGGTATGTGTATGATCGGGTGGCTGCAAATTTACGGTCGCAGCGTTCTTCTACGGTGGGATTGATTATTACGGAAATCGGCAACCCATTTTTTTCTGAATTGTTAGTCGGTGTCCATGAGGCGCTAGATAAAGAAGGATATACTGTCATTTTGGGAACGACGTTTGATTCTCCAGAGAAACAAGATGCACTTTTGTCAACAATGCTTGAACATCGGGTGGGTGGTGTCATCATAAGTCCAGTGCCTGGCTGTTCGGTGGACATGGTCGAGCGACTAAAACAGTGGGAAATTCCAGTTGTATTAATAGCGAGGGAATTGCCATCTGGGGAACAATTTGATTATATTGGAGTTGATAATGTAGAAGGCGGTAGGTTAGCCACGGAACATTTAATTCAGCAAGGACATCGTCGCGTCGCTTTTCTAGGCGGTTTTTCGAATTCATCCGTATGGAGAGATCGAAAAAAAGGATATTGCGAAGCCTTGGAACAAGCAGGCATCGAAATAGATGAGTCACTGTTCATACAGACGTTTGCGACAAGGCAAGGAGGAATGGAGGCAATCAAACGGGTTTTGCAACATCCCGATCCGCCAACGGCAGTGTTTTGCTATAACGATGTGGTTGCGTTTGGTGCATTGCTCGGTTTAAAGGAAGCGGGAATGATTCCGGGGCGCGATATAGCGGTTGTCGGTTTTGATAATATTCAAGAGTCCGCCCTGTTTCACCCGCCTTTAACGACGGTCTCGGCGTTTCCGGAACAGATTGGTATTCATGCGGCGGATATTTTGCATCGGCGCATAACCGGTGACACAAGTGAACCGAAACGCCTTATTTTAAAACCGGAACTTGTCGTACGAGAATCAAGTTCATTGAATTTTTAG
- a CDS encoding GtrA family protein, with protein sequence MKKYRFIWNERENMRTLWRFCLVGAGNTLVDFIVFFLLTSLGVSALLAQVCSYTAGVVNSYVWNRMWTFQVKRKANIGEFLRFLIVNVLSLAMTLLLLFLCRDVWHWPLFVGKLIATLGGIAVNFAGSRFWVFASKPSHS encoded by the coding sequence ATGAAAAAGTACCGTTTTATATGGAATGAGCGAGAAAACATGCGAACGTTATGGCGCTTTTGCCTCGTCGGGGCCGGAAATACGCTTGTGGACTTTATTGTCTTTTTCCTTCTTACCTCGTTGGGTGTTTCCGCGCTATTGGCGCAAGTATGTTCTTATACAGCCGGCGTGGTCAACAGCTATGTGTGGAACCGGATGTGGACGTTTCAGGTCAAACGAAAAGCAAACATCGGAGAGTTTCTTCGTTTTCTCATCGTCAATGTGCTGTCGCTGGCAATGACGCTTCTTCTGCTCTTTCTCTGCCGGGATGTTTGGCATTGGCCGCTGTTTGTCGGAAAACTGATCGCGACGTTAGGAGGGATTGCCGTCAATTTTGCCGGCAGCCGCTTTTGGGTGTTTGCCTCGAAGCCGTCCCATTCTTAA
- a CDS encoding IclR family transcriptional regulator, which produces MIKDSNEQDSKKTETGLRTVQRAIDILYCFTLEEQELSLTEIANKISLAKSTTTRLLSTLEQNNLVVKDPLTLKYRLGEGIYYLGYVAGKSIKIREIARPIMEEIRDKTRETVNLYVLEENSRVCVEQCEGLQSIRHIVKIGEQLPLWTGAEGKVILAYQSLSFQQKIFEQVPSKERLNCLKEEIEKIKLQRCALSIDEREVGSAAVAAPIFNINGEVRACLSVSGPTNRFTPEVVEKYKLLVKEGAKVISEKLGYRE; this is translated from the coding sequence ATGATAAAAGATTCTAATGAGCAAGATAGTAAAAAAACAGAAACAGGGTTACGTACCGTACAAAGGGCGATCGATATCTTGTACTGCTTTACTTTAGAAGAACAGGAACTGTCCTTAACAGAAATCGCTAATAAAATTTCGCTTGCGAAATCTACTACTACCAGATTGTTATCTACTTTGGAACAAAATAATCTAGTGGTCAAAGATCCGCTTACCTTAAAGTACCGTCTTGGCGAAGGAATATACTACCTTGGATATGTTGCTGGAAAGTCGATTAAAATCAGAGAAATTGCCAGACCAATCATGGAAGAAATACGGGATAAGACTCGCGAAACGGTAAATTTGTATGTTTTGGAGGAAAATTCACGAGTTTGTGTCGAACAATGCGAAGGACTTCAGTCCATTCGACATATCGTTAAAATTGGAGAACAATTGCCATTGTGGACAGGTGCTGAAGGAAAGGTGATTTTGGCTTATCAATCCCTTTCTTTTCAACAGAAAATTTTTGAGCAAGTTCCATCTAAAGAACGATTAAATTGTTTAAAAGAAGAAATTGAAAAGATTAAGTTACAACGTTGTGCTTTAAGTATAGATGAACGAGAAGTTGGTTCTGCAGCGGTTGCAGCGCCTATTTTCAATATCAATGGAGAAGTTAGGGCATGTTTATCTGTTTCAGGCCCTACTAATCGATTCACTCCTGAAGTAGTAGAAAAATATAAGCTATTGGTCAAAGAAGGAGCTAAAGTGATTTCAGAAAAGTTAGGATATCGAGAATAG
- the proB gene encoding glutamate 5-kinase: protein MKKQRIVVKIGSSSLTDAKGALCHEKLFDHVEAIAYMKQLGHEVILITSGAVAAGFGPLGYPSRPTTTAGKQAAAAVGQGLLMQGYISAFERFGITIGQILLTREDFYSRERFHNLFSTITTLLECGVLPIINENDSVSVEELTFGDNDMLSALVSGFLHADALIILTDINGLYDDNPKINPNAKKYAFLPEITKEMIEAAGSSGSAVGTGGMKSKLLAAQKALSFGVSVFVGTGKGKEKLYDILEGKGDGTYIGAPFHGHMQMRKQWIAYHAPIAGKIEIDDGAEDALLQRGKSLLPAGVTAVYGNFSPMDVVEVINRKGAVIGRGQVYYSSDDLEKVKGLPSNEAKKYSINHRPEVIHRNNWVSLRKESVIK from the coding sequence ATGAAAAAGCAGCGAATCGTCGTAAAAATCGGCAGCAGCTCATTAACGGACGCGAAAGGCGCTCTTTGCCACGAAAAACTGTTCGACCACGTCGAAGCGATCGCCTATATGAAACAATTAGGCCATGAAGTCATCTTAATTACATCGGGCGCGGTTGCCGCTGGATTTGGGCCGCTCGGCTATCCATCGCGACCTACCACCACCGCGGGAAAGCAAGCAGCAGCGGCGGTCGGGCAAGGGCTGCTAATGCAAGGATACATTTCCGCGTTCGAACGGTTCGGCATTACGATAGGGCAAATTTTATTAACAAGAGAAGACTTTTACAGCCGCGAACGGTTTCATAATTTATTTTCCACGATCACTACATTGCTCGAATGCGGGGTTTTGCCGATCATCAACGAAAATGACTCCGTGTCCGTCGAAGAATTGACGTTTGGCGACAACGATATGCTTTCTGCGCTCGTGAGCGGTTTTTTGCACGCGGATGCGCTCATTATCTTAACTGATATTAACGGGCTGTACGACGATAATCCGAAAATAAATCCAAACGCAAAAAAATATGCGTTTTTGCCGGAAATTACAAAGGAAATGATTGAAGCGGCGGGAAGCAGCGGCTCCGCAGTCGGAACGGGCGGCATGAAATCAAAACTTCTCGCCGCGCAAAAAGCGCTATCTTTCGGTGTGAGCGTCTTTGTCGGAACGGGTAAAGGAAAAGAAAAACTATATGATATTTTGGAAGGAAAAGGAGACGGGACGTATATTGGCGCGCCATTTCACGGGCATATGCAAATGCGTAAACAATGGATTGCGTACCATGCGCCCATAGCTGGGAAAATTGAAATTGACGATGGCGCGGAAGACGCCTTGTTGCAGCGTGGAAAAAGTTTGCTCCCCGCCGGCGTCACCGCAGTGTATGGGAACTTTTCCCCCATGGATGTCGTCGAAGTCATCAACCGAAAAGGAGCCGTTATCGGCCGCGGGCAAGTATATTACTCCTCTGACGATTTAGAAAAAGTCAAAGGACTTCCTAGCAATGAAGCGAAAAAATATTCGATTAACCATCGTCCGGAAGTGATCCACCGCAATAATTGGGTATCATTGCGAAAGGAGAGTGTTATAAAATGA
- a CDS encoding shikimate kinase, whose amino-acid sequence MGAYSNIPLRERNIVLIGFMGVGKTTIGQLVAKKLYRDFIDVDQEIEKRHHMSIPDIFEQMGENYFRKIERELIVDLCTNTRLKIISLGGGAYLQEEVRNVCLSHCIVFFLDLSWECWKERLPLIVDNRPVLKNKTLEEVEQLFFQRRNVYSIHNSRVLTNNLDPETAANEIVESIKWTWEVYEPNE is encoded by the coding sequence ATGGGGGCATATTCGAACATTCCTCTGCGCGAAAGAAATATCGTGCTAATCGGTTTTATGGGAGTAGGGAAGACAACGATCGGTCAGCTTGTAGCGAAAAAGTTGTATCGTGATTTTATTGATGTAGACCAAGAGATAGAAAAGCGGCATCATATGTCGATTCCAGACATTTTCGAACAAATGGGCGAAAATTATTTTCGCAAAATAGAGAGAGAATTGATTGTGGATCTTTGCACTAACACTCGATTAAAGATTATTTCCCTTGGGGGAGGCGCGTACTTGCAAGAAGAAGTTAGAAATGTTTGTTTGTCCCACTGCATCGTCTTTTTCCTAGATTTATCGTGGGAGTGTTGGAAAGAGCGCCTTCCATTAATTGTTGATAATCGTCCTGTGCTAAAGAATAAAACATTAGAAGAAGTCGAACAATTATTTTTCCAGCGGAGAAATGTCTATTCCATCCATAATTCTCGTGTGTTAACCAACAATCTTGATCCGGAAACAGCCGCAAATGAAATTGTCGAGTCGATCAAGTGGACATGGGAAGTGTACGAACCGAATGAGTAA
- a CDS encoding glycosyltransferase family 39 protein, with the protein MKWNRRVDGWLIVIVLISIFLHFYNIGNAGSNVYYTAAAKSMTESWKAFFFASLDPEGFITVDKPPVALWFQVLSVAVFGVSDWSVLLPEALAGVGSTLLIYFIVKPFAGKVAARWSSLIFACTPIFVAVARTNNIDAILIFTLLAAAWALMKAVRKQRLSWLLASFALVGVGFNMKMLQAYMVLPAFYLFYWLAGKASWKKRIGHLMAATVVVLAVSLSYAVIVDAIPKDKRPYIGSSQTNSVLELALGYNGIDRLTGAAGPGGKRDMRSDNEFQDGNGQMNHSTDPSSHSSLSNPQNDSLHSPPNLNGERPMGAFRPGGGQPPGGMGGIGRGETGEPGVFRLFQQQLAGQISWLLPFVLFAAIGLFASIRRQRAITPFHQFMLFWFAWIVPMAVFFSVAGFYHRYYLSMMAPAIAVLVAVGSELLWQFYKEQNGFWQWLFPGALLMTFLFESYVAFQHRSSLSSIWPQALALYGLAMFCFLIAFRHQRKAVRYLKIASLLGLLVMPFYWSLTPLLYGGNSAIPYAGPDLKRPDAYGRRAFGSGEEREVTSDLLAYLEKHYNGEKYLAATMRANTAAELMLKTDKAVMAMGGFLGTDPVLTAEQLAKMARNGEVKYFLISGFGGGGEGNKELIQWIETHCQEVPQAEWQMNAATTKRWSEQDEMPSPMGRGVKLYEYKG; encoded by the coding sequence ATGAAATGGAACAGGCGGGTGGATGGCTGGCTGATTGTTATTGTTCTTATCTCTATTTTTCTCCATTTCTATAATATCGGCAATGCGGGGTCAAACGTATATTATACCGCGGCGGCGAAAAGCATGACGGAGAGCTGGAAGGCATTTTTCTTTGCATCGCTTGATCCAGAAGGGTTTATTACCGTTGACAAGCCGCCTGTCGCATTATGGTTTCAAGTGTTAAGCGTGGCTGTATTTGGTGTGAGCGATTGGAGCGTCTTGCTTCCGGAAGCGCTCGCTGGCGTCGGTTCGACGCTGCTGATTTATTTTATTGTCAAGCCATTTGCCGGCAAGGTGGCCGCCAGATGGTCGAGTTTGATTTTTGCTTGTACCCCTATTTTTGTGGCGGTAGCGCGAACAAACAATATTGATGCGATTTTAATTTTCACTTTGTTGGCGGCGGCATGGGCGCTGATGAAAGCCGTACGGAAGCAGCGGCTTTCATGGCTGCTCGCAAGCTTTGCGCTCGTGGGCGTGGGGTTTAACATGAAAATGCTGCAGGCGTATATGGTGTTGCCGGCGTTTTATTTGTTCTATTGGTTGGCAGGAAAAGCGTCTTGGAAAAAGCGAATCGGGCATTTAATGGCTGCTACTGTCGTCGTCTTGGCTGTTTCGCTTTCCTATGCGGTCATCGTCGACGCGATTCCGAAAGATAAACGCCCGTATATCGGCAGCAGCCAGACGAATTCGGTGCTCGAGCTGGCTCTTGGCTACAACGGGATCGACCGTTTAACCGGAGCAGCGGGGCCGGGCGGAAAACGGGACATGCGCAGCGACAACGAATTCCAAGATGGGAATGGACAAATGAATCATTCCACAGATCCATCTTCTCATTCATCGCTTTCTAATCCGCAAAATGATTCATTACATAGTCCGCCAAACTTAAACGGGGAACGGCCGATGGGGGCATTCCGCCCGGGCGGCGGGCAGCCTCCGGGCGGAATGGGAGGCATCGGAAGAGGAGAAACGGGAGAACCTGGTGTGTTCCGCCTGTTTCAACAGCAATTAGCTGGACAAATCAGCTGGCTTTTGCCGTTTGTGCTGTTTGCCGCCATTGGGTTGTTCGCGTCGATCCGCCGGCAGCGGGCGATCACGCCGTTTCACCAATTTATGCTGTTTTGGTTCGCCTGGATCGTTCCGATGGCTGTGTTTTTTAGCGTCGCCGGGTTTTATCACCGCTATTATTTAAGCATGATGGCGCCGGCGATCGCGGTGCTGGTCGCAGTCGGAAGCGAGTTGCTGTGGCAGTTTTACAAAGAACAGAACGGTTTCTGGCAATGGCTCTTTCCTGGCGCGCTGCTGATGACGTTTTTGTTTGAGTCGTACGTTGCATTTCAACACCGCTCTTCATTATCAAGCATTTGGCCGCAGGCGCTTGCGCTCTATGGATTGGCCATGTTTTGTTTTCTCATTGCATTTCGCCATCAAAGGAAAGCGGTGCGCTATTTAAAAATAGCCAGCTTGTTGGGCCTTCTTGTCATGCCGTTTTATTGGTCGCTCACCCCGCTTTTGTATGGAGGCAATAGCGCGATTCCGTACGCCGGACCGGATTTAAAACGCCCGGACGCATACGGGCGGCGCGCTTTCGGAAGCGGGGAAGAAAGGGAAGTTACTTCTGATTTGCTTGCGTATTTGGAAAAGCATTATAATGGCGAGAAATATTTAGCGGCAACGATGCGCGCCAATACGGCGGCCGAGCTGATGTTAAAAACAGATAAAGCGGTCATGGCGATGGGCGGATTTTTAGGGACAGACCCGGTGTTGACAGCGGAGCAATTAGCGAAAATGGCGAGAAACGGCGAAGTGAAATATTTTCTTATCTCTGGGTTTGGCGGAGGCGGCGAAGGCAACAAGGAACTGATTCAGTGGATCGAGACGCATTGCCAAGAAGTGCCGCAAGCGGAATGGCAAATGAATGCGGCTACAACGAAGCGCTGGAGCGAACAGGATGAAATGCCGTCACCGATGGGACGCGGTGTGAAGCTTTACGAATATAAAGGATAG